TTATTTTTTATAGATTCACCTGGGACACCGAATTTATAAATATTGTTCCAGTGGAGTATGTTTAAAATTCGGTTtaaacttatttatttattgaacaAATGTTTGTATTTAGGATTAGATTtgaatgataaataaataaactcGACCCGCTTCTAAGCGAGTCGAACTCGAATTTGTCCATGAACAACTTTATTTATAGGAGGAAAAGTGTAAGATAAAATTTTaatgattattttattttctttggTAGATAAAAGTTCAATACAGTATTCAACTTTTTAGTTACAAAATCAAAATCTTGCGCACACTTATGGAAATATTTCTTCAAATATTTACTAAATAAGCatattaatataatttaaattagtaaataaatgTAGGTTAATATATTATTTGGTTATTAGTTACGACAATGACAAAAATATAAAGATTAGTagatattttaaaataaacaaTTAAGGTGTAGACGTGTGAGAAATGAATTTTAAAAATCTGTATTAAAAAAAAAAGACAAAGAAAACTGTAGAACGACGCCGTAAAAGGCATGATCCTCATTCAATCCTCAATCCTCAATCCTCATCCTATCCAGGCAGAATGTCTATCTTCTTGACGCAGAGCAGATTGTCCAGACAGTAGAGTTATCCCGATGGAGTTATGTTCCATTTCATGTTCAACTCCTCCTCCAGTTGTTGTTCAAATCTCTTCCTCTAAAGTCAAACTGGCTGCTTCTTTATCCTTGCCCATACTTAGCAAACCCAAGTTAAGTAGTAACAACATAAATACTAAACAGTGTTTGtattcaaagaagaagacaatagTAAGATGCGGTGGTGTTGCTCCACCTGCTGCTGACTATGCACTTGAACCTCTTCCTGCTGACATTCATGTCACTGAATCCCCTCAACCCAATTCCAGAGTATCTTCTCCCTTTATCCTCTTTCTATATAATTACGGAATACTAGTATTTATTAAGGAACCAATTCACTATTATATGGCAGGTTAGACTGAGCGTGGAAGTTCCGCGTGCTGTGTGTGAGGATTCTTACCAGAGGGTGTTGAATGAGTTTATGAAGCATGCTAAGGTACTTCAACCACCTTTTATCACAATTAAGCTTTCTTATACATTGCTACTTATATTAAGAATTGAATTGTATTGCCGTTTCTTTTCAGGTTCCTGGATTTCGCCCTGGGAAGAACGTTCCCGAGAATATTATTCTCAATTATGTGGGAAAGCAAAATGTGCAGAAAGCTGTAATTGAGTCTATCTTAAAAAGAACACTGCCACATGCCATGTCTTCCGTATGCTTAACATCTTCACCTTTTTCTTTCTATCCTCACCTTCTGAATTTTCATGAAAGCTAGCCGCCACATTTTTGATGGTTTTAATATGTTGAATTTAATTCTTGGTCAACACATATATTACAATTTCTCAAACCACCACAAGCAATATTCAAGTTCGTATTTCATATATTAAAGCTGATTTTATGCAGAATTTTTTCGTCAAACTCATATTCAAATttcttttatatatatttttgccAACCTTGAAATATAGCgaaagctttaaaatattttttaaaaaaattcctCACAAGTTAAGCTAAAATAGAAGGATTGTGCATTTATGTAGCAACATTTACACTTTGGTACTGCAGGCACTAGTTTCTGAAATGTAGTATTTCAAGTGTTACATCGGTCATAATGCAACCGTGCAATATTCTTTAATGAACTAGCAATGTAGTTATTTAGAAGTTCTCAGAATTTTCAAAGACTAAAGAGCCTCATTTAATTACCGTATTGCTATATCATATTTACAGGTAGATGGACGTGCTTTAAAGGACTCGGTTCATATTGCAACAAAATTTTCCGAAATGGAAAAAACATTTACCTCCCTGAACAAATTGATGTATGTTTTTGTTCATCATGTTTAGCCACTTTTATCTTGTATGATTACAAATTAAACCATCTACAACTTTGTTATTTTGCCAACCTTCTCAAGACCATACGTCAAGTGCAGGGTCTAATATGTGTAGCATGATTTGTGCATATTAGCATTCCCCTTGACTTGAAAGGAAACTTAGGATAACCCTCCTGAAACCTTAGGGTATCTTGTAGAGGCCTATTATTAAGTCACATACATATATATTGACATTTCCCTCACTTAAAAAACAACTTCAGGCTTCAAAATTTATCCATACCAGCATTGACCTTGACTTGAAAGAAAACTTGACAACCCTTCCGAAACTCTATGTAGAAGTGGCTATTATTAAGTCAAGTACATGTATCTTGACATTTTCCTCAGCAAAAAAAGCGACTTCAGCCTTAGAGTGTAGATCACCAATAGCCGAACTTTGGAGCATAACTAACAAGAGCATATGTTTGAGATCACTTGTACAGCTGTAAGATTGTCTGGACCGCTGGATCAATTTTAATGTAACCAGGGTAAGGTTAAAATAGGGCCTTATTTTACTCGGTAGCCTGAGCACCAACAGATTGCTTATTAATAAATGGAAATGTTGAAATGTGCGCCAGGCATTTCCATGTTACCTCACTATATACAGCATCATCATTTTTTCTTTACTATGGTGCATATCTTTATATCTTGCCTTAATCTGAAAACACTTAATTACCCATGCCCTTGGTGAGAAATTTAAATACTGTTTCCCATAATTAGGCAAGAAGCATTTTGAAAGTAGAAAGTTATACTTCCATTATCTCTTTCAAGATAATTTTTTTGGTGTTAACACTAATTTAATTATGATTTAGATATGATGTTGTTGCCGATGTCGCCCCAGAAGTCAAATGGGTTTCTGAGGATGCATACAAGAATATGAAAATTGTTGTTGAGATAGACAGCGATATTGATGCTCAAAGGACTTCTAAAGAAGAACTACGACGTCGTCATAAGTCTCTTAGTGTACTAAGAATTGTGACTGATAGAGGACTACAGGTAGATTCTGTTTATGAAACTGTATTCAGATACTAATTTAACTTTGTCTTCCTCTCTACATTAGGACTAAATTCTAAATTTTCTTTCTAGATATTCTATACAACCGTATTTCTAAAAAAATTGCATCAAGGGAATGCATGTACTGATTTTTGGAATCATACTTTTGCCTGGGAACCTACATTACAACTTTCATcttaatttagaaaaataatatgTTATACTTTCTTTGACTGGGCGGAAAGGAAACTTAGTCCTCTGTGTTTGGAATAGTAATTACTTTGTCTCTGTTGTGATATTAATATTCTTTTGACGCactaataattattttttatattaacaTGGACGAGTTGACCTGCACTACTTAAAAGGCACAAAATTGTGTACTATTCAAAGAAGACCATTTCTTAAACTATTATGTCACCCATTATTCCTTAGCGGACATGACTAATGTTTTTATTGTTTGCAAAAAGAAACGGTGGGAAGTACTTTACCTTGTGTTTCAACTTTCAAATAGCCATACATAGAATAAAGAGAGGCTGTAAGGTGCTTCAtgatttatttaatataaatattatgtatATCTAATGAACTCATACCTATCTGAAAACTATGACTTTTCACGACTTCAGTCAAAATTTCCTGAAAAATACAGGACAACTAAACTATATGGACAATATAACTTCTATTATTATCTAGACGATATAAAGAGGATCTCGGATAGCAGTTGAGCTATGCAGACCCAACACATCATAAAAGAATGCACAGAACTTTTTAATCATATATAAGAAAAAATTACAATTACAAATTTAATATATATCTTTAGACGTACCTGTATATACAAGTAATTATATATATGCATAAATACACTTCTAACCTATACTTAGATTTAGAGGAGAGAGAGAGTGACCAGTTGAGAGgataattatttttgctaatgcAACTTTATGAGGTATATACAATCACAATGTAGTTACTTCCTCTTGTAAGTTGATTGAGGTATGAACATTACTGTCTTTGAAACTTTTACAGATTGGTGATGTTGCAGTCCTCGATATATCTGCAATTACAATTGAGCAAGATGGATCTAGTGCTCAAAAAATTCCTTCTGCAGAGACCACAGGTCTGCTTATAATAAACAAAAAATCTATTTTCTTTAACGGACTTTTGTCTCAGATGTATTACTTCATGTCTATTTTCACATATATCTGCTCCCAGCAAGTACTACTACTCTGTGTTTTTTACAGTGTAAATGCTAGAAACTGTGTACAATGACATGGATGCATGTTTGTAATTTACTTTATGCAGTGGACACATTCCCTACTTTATGGgtagaaatagaaaaataacaAACCACCAAACTGAATGGCTATAGATTTTCCAGTGGAAAAAATAACAAGAAATGTCTCATTTAGCAAAAAAGAAAGAATCACTTCAACAGTGAAGTGTCTTTTTAAAGTTTCCATTTATATAATATCAAAGTTTTCATATGATGGACCAAGAattagttttttatttttctgatttcaGTCGCACTCAATAACTGAAACTAATCTGATATTTTACaagttaatatttaattaaatttttaccCATATTCCTTGAGCCTGTCAGCtttaaaaataagagaaaaacaagaaaacttgtGGGTCCAGTAGAACAGAATAATTCAGATCATTGAAATTCTTGTTTCGGCTTCTTTATTATGTGAATGATCAATAATGCGTGAGACCTGCTAACTTAGTTTTGTTTTTACAGGCTTTAATTTCGATACAGAAGATGGAGATAAAGTTCTGCCTGGTTTCCT
The sequence above is drawn from the Apium graveolens cultivar Ventura chromosome 2, ASM990537v1, whole genome shotgun sequence genome and encodes:
- the LOC141707996 gene encoding trigger factor-like protein TIG, Chloroplastic codes for the protein MELCSISCSTPPPVVVQISSSKVKLAASLSLPILSKPKLSSNNINTKQCLYSKKKTIVRCGGVAPPAADYALEPLPADIHVTESPQPNSRVRLSVEVPRAVCEDSYQRVLNEFMKHAKVPGFRPGKNVPENIILNYVGKQNVQKAVIESILKRTLPHAMSSVDGRALKDSVHIATKFSEMEKTFTSLNKLIYDVVADVAPEVKWVSEDAYKNMKIVVEIDSDIDAQRTSKEELRRRHKSLSVLRIVTDRGLQIGDVAVLDISAITIEQDGSSAQKIPSAETTGFNFDTEDGDKVLPGFLDSIIGIQRGETKSFPLVFPESWNQENLRGVHAQFTVECKELFYRDFPELGDSIADKLLPGCSTLEEVKKALLERCLGVEKTAKEQATDNAILDQLTKLVEVDVPQSLFEEQGRQFYGAKLLELQGSVKLNENQLASLTSPKAVNEYLEGQKENIINVIKQNLAVGDIFKRENLQFPTEELVKEVENSIAEFKRQNQDYDEERVKDQVEDILEGAKVLEWLREHTDVKYICR